In the Populus trichocarpa isolate Nisqually-1 chromosome 1, P.trichocarpa_v4.1, whole genome shotgun sequence genome, one interval contains:
- the LOC112323788 gene encoding uncharacterized protein LOC112323788, with protein MVRLIGIKWQEEEDLSGVTSTRRSEEMKTRLYEHAKTFGLRLKMKEMDKEALVTEMKKTKKRGIRSEWLAFNCAVGLPQMGKGKSASSLVEFLRLAKDSIRLDGEGVSGTRGIITIARESKALSEVGLQAWRMREDSLMEAKELIRETESFYCAAIEGVKENQLVLSYMGIPLVKVSSWT; from the coding sequence ATGGTGAGATTGATTGGAATAAAATGGCAGGAGGAAGAGGATCTTAGCGGTGTTACTTCCACGAGGAGGTCTGAGGAGATGAAAACTCGCCTATATGAACATGCAAAAACTTTTGGTTTGAGATTGAAAATGAAGGAGATGGATAAGGAGGCCTTAGTTACTGAGatgaagaagacaaagaaaagaggGATAAGAAGTGAATGGTTAGCCTTCAATTGCGCGGTGGGTCTCCCTCAGATGGGGAAAGGGAAGAGTGCTAGTAGTCTTGTGGAGTTTCTAAGGTTAGCTAAGGATTCAATCCGCCTCGATGGTGAAGGTGTTAGTGGTACCAGGGGAATTATAACTATTGCCAGAGAAAGCAAGGCACTCTCAGAGGTAGGCTTGCAGGCTTGGAGAATGAGGGAAGATAGTCTTATGGAGGCCAAAGAATTGATCAGAGAAACAGAAAGCTTCTACTGTGCGGCCATTGAAGGAGTGAAGGAGAACCAACTGGTTCTGAGCTATATGGGAATTCCACTGGTGAAGGTTTCAAGTTGGACATAA
- the LOC7487818 gene encoding uncharacterized protein At5g39865: MWRPWAKSTVKIHDTSSSPFSFPTFKDIQNLCTEDHPSSHIKKSSSIFHRVRVANTFLRSLALSLPELKPGPEPENNASPTPNKTTTPPLQQQPSITIPGTDKRIVVYYTSLRVVRSTFEDCKIVLSILRGFRVLIDERDLSMDSSFLNELNQIFSNGGGCGRKLTLPRVFIGGRYMGGAEETRQLNESGELKKIIEGLPVADSGVCEVCCGYRFILCGQCNGSHKLYIEKAGFKSCTACNENGLIRCPSCAV, from the coding sequence ATGTGGCGGCCGTGGGCTAAATCAACAGTTAAGATTCACGATACCTCGTCTTCTCCTTTCTCTTTCCCCACTTTCAAAGATATCCAAAACCTCTGCACAGAGGACCACCCCTCCagtcacataaaaaaatcctcCTCCATTTTCCACCGGGTCCGGGTCGCCAACACCTTCCTTCGCTCCCTCGCGTTATCCTTACCCGAACTAAAACCCGGACCCGAACCAGAAAACAATGCCTCTCCAACCCCTAACAAAACGACAACACCACCGCTTCAACAACAACCTTCTATTACAATCCCGGGTACCGACAAGCGAATTGTCGTCTACTACACAAGCCTACGCGTGGTTCGTTCAACATTCGAGGACTGCAAGATCGTCCTTTCTATCCTTCGTGGGTTCCGCGTTTTGATTGACGAACGAGATCTCTCAATggattcaagttttttaaacgAGTTAAATCAGATCTTCTCGAACGGTGGTGGTTGCGGTCGGAAGCTGACATTGCCACGTGTCTTTATCGGAGGGAGATACATGGGTGGAGCCGAGGAAACCAGACAGTTAAATGAATCAGGTGAGCTCAAGAAAATCATAGAAGGGTTGCCTGTAGCGGATTCTGGTGTTTGTGAGGTGTGTTGTGGATACAGGTTTATTCTATGTGGTCAATGTAATGGGAGTCATAAGTTGTATATAGAGAAAGCTGGGTTCAAATCTTGTACGgcttgtaatgagaatggtttgATCAGGTGCCCTTCTTGTGCtgtctga
- the LOC7496795 gene encoding LRR repeats and ubiquitin-like domain-containing protein At2g30105, translating to MEVEGQDTAINITVKFSGRSIPISVSLDSKIKDVKSLLQPLTNVLPRGQKLIFKGKLLVDGMTLRESEVTNGAKVMLMASQGLHQGDGPILKDAKTRPISRANTSSNKTVNEKIGVLFDKNRVERWKVTGVIGLAECNLKAIPEEVWTCGPSTRVLDISNNFILDVPAQIGCLSSMQKFLLNGNGMLDECIKWKGLTSLKHLTVLSVSHNNLSTLPSELGALCSLRQLHVSNNKLSSLPMEIGLLTQLEVLKVNNNRISNVPMCIGDCSSLAEVDLSSNLLTELPVTFGDLLNLKALHLGNNGLKSLPSTIFKMCLQLSTLDLHNTEITMDVLRQLEGWQDFDDRRRSKHQKQLDFRVVGSAEFDEGADKL from the exons ATGGAGGTGGAAGGTCAAGATACAGCGATAAACATAACAGTGAAGTTCAGTGGAAGATCCATTCCAATCTCTGTCTCTCTCGACTCCAAAATCAAAGACGTCAAATCCCTTCTGCAACCTCTCACCAACGTTCTTCCCCGTGGCCAAAAACTCATCTTTAAAG GGAAGTTGTTGGTGGATGGTATGACTTTGAGGGAATCAGAGGTCACAAATGGGGCCAAGGTCATGCTTATGGCCTCTCAGGGCTTGCACCAAGgg GATGGTCCAATACTAAAAGATGCTAAGACTCGACCGATTTCAAGGGCTAATACTAGTAGTAATAAAACGGTGAATGAAAAGATTGGAGTTTTGTTTGATAAGAACCGGGTTGAACGATGGAAGGTTACTGGAGTTATTGGACTGGCTGAATGCAACTTAAAG GCAATACCTGAGGAAGTGTGGACATGTGGACCTTCTACAAGAGTCCTTGATATCAGCAACAATTTTATTCTAGATGTACCAGCCCAAATTGGCTGTTTAAGTTCCATGCAG AAATTTTTGCTCAATGGAAATGGTATGTTGGATGAATGCATTAAATGGAAAGGACTAACATCTTTGAAGCATTTGACAGTTCTGTCTGTCAGCCATAACAA TTTATCCACCTTGCCTTCTGAATTGGGTGCTCTGTGCTCTCTGAGACAACTGCATGTTTCAAACAATAAGTTGAGTAGCCTCCCGATGGAAATTGGACTTCTCACCCAGCTTGAGGTTTTGAAAGTCAACAATAACAG AATAAGCAACGTTCCTATGTGTATAGGGGACTGTAGTTCTCTTGCCGAG GTTGATCTTTCATCAAATCTTCTGACAGAGTTGCCTGTTACATTTGGGGATTTGCTTAATTTGAAG GCTTTACATCTAGGCAACAACGGGCTAAAATCCCTCCCTTCTACAATATTCAAGATGTGCCTGCAACTCTCAACTCTAGATCTCCACAACACAGAAATCACAATGGACGTTCTTCGTCAG CTTGAAGGATGGCAAGATTTTGATGACCGCCGTCGTTCAAAACATCAGAAGCAACTGGATTTTCGAGTTGTGGGCTCTGCTGAGTTTGATGAGGGTGCTGATAAACTTTGA
- the LOC7496796 gene encoding ubiquitin-activating enzyme E1 1, translating into MQNHKILLSLPHLNFNFSKPKIKKISPSQTLYKLPKPNPNPNPPPPPPDSILPHWAKRLLYFMLPIKRPVEAVLVEGEEAPDNSISDSFSFKKNRIDCSLESNVSSNKNSCVIGNCSDTDRDSNNRCKEELIMSPGDSKPMEIDEDLHSRQLAVYGRETMRRLFGSNVLVSGMHGLGVEIAKNLILAGVKSVTLHDEGILELWDLSSNFVFSENDVGKNRALASVQKLQDLNNAVTISTLITELTTEQLDKFQAVVFTDLNLDKAIEFNDYCHNHKPPISFIKAEVRGLFGSVFCDFGPEFTVFDVDGEEPHTGIIASISNDNPALVSCVDDERLEFQDGDLVVFSEVKGMTEMNDGKPRKIKNSRPYSFNLEEDTTNFATYEKGGIVTQVKQPKVLNFKPLREAIKDPGEFLLSDFSKFDRPPLLHLAFQALDKFVSEMGRFPAAGSEEDAQKLISLASHINENSGDARVEDINPKLLRHFAFGARAVLNPMAAMFGGLVGQEVVKACSGKFHPLFQFFYFDSVESLPTANLDPRDFKPRNSRYDAQISVFGSKLQKKLEDANLFVVGSGALGCEFLKNLALMGVSCGEQGKLTLTDDDVIEKSNLSRQFLFRDWNIGQAKSTVAASAAALINPHLKIEALQNRVSPESENVFDDTFWENLTAVVNALDNVNARLYVDQRCLYFQKPLLESGTLGAKCNTQMIIPHLTENYGASRDPPEKQAPMCTVHSFPHNIDHCLTWARSEFEGLVEKTPTEVNAYLSNPVDYTNAMTKAGDAQSRDTLERVLECLEKEKCETFQDCITWARLRFEDYFADRVKQLIFTFPEDASTSTGAPFWSAPKRFPHPLQFSTADPSHLHFVMAASILRAETFGISVPEWVKHPKTLAEAVEKVIVPEFQPREDVKIETDEKATTISTVSVDDAAVINELIRKLEQCRHKLPPAYRMTPIQFEKDDDTNYHMDLIAGLANMRARNYSIPEVDKLKAKFIAGRIIPAIATSTAMATGLVCLELYKVLDGGHKVEDYRNTFANLALPLFSMAEPVPPKVIKHQDMSWTVWDRWILKDNPTLRELLQWLKHKGLDAYSISHGSCLLYNSMFPRHRDRMDRKMVDLVREVAKAELPAYRHHFDVVVACEDDEGNDVDIPPVSVYFS; encoded by the exons ATGCAAAACCATAAAATACTCCTGTCTCTACCCCATCtcaacttcaatttctctaaacccaaaataaaaaaaatctctccttCACAGACACTCTACAAGCTACCAAAACCAAACCCCAACCCCaaccctccccccccccccccagatTCCATCCTTCCTCACTGGGCTAAACG TTTACTATACTTTATGCTTCCTATAAAGCGACCTGTTGAAGCAGTGCTGgttgaaggagaagaagcaCCAGATAACAGCATATCagattcattttctttcaaaaagaacCGGATCGATTGCTCCTTGGAATCGAACGTGTCTAGTAACAAAAACAGTTGCGTTATTGGTAATTGCAGTGACACCGACAGAGACAGTAACAACCGCTGTAAAGAGGAGTTGATTATGTCACCTGGTGATTCGAAACCGATGGAGATTGATGAGGATCTTCACAGTCGCCAGCTTGCTGTTTATGGAAGAGAGACGATGCGAAGGCTTTTTGGTTCCAACGTTCTTGTTTCCGGGATGCATGGTCTTGGTGTTGAGATTG CAAAAAACCTCATTCTTGCTGGTGTCAAGTCTGTGACATTGCATGATGAAGGAATATTGGAGCTGTGGGATTTATCCAGTAACTTTGTTTTTTCCGAGAATGATGTTGGTAAGAACAGGGCCCTAGCATCTGTTCAGAAGTTGCAGGATCTCAACAATGCAGTCACCATCTCTACCTTAATTACAGAATTGACAACAGAACAACTTGATAAGTTCCAG GCTGTCGTATTtacagatctcaatcttgacaAAGCCATTGAGTTTAACGACTACTGCCATAATCATAAGCCCCCCATCTCTTTTATCAAGGCTGAAGTTAGAGGTCTCTTTGGCTCTGTGTTTTGTGACTTTGGACCTGAATTCACAGTGTTTGATGTTGATGGAGAGGAACCACACACTGGTATAATTGCATCTATCAGCAATGATAACCCTGCACTGGTGTCATGCGTTGATGATGAAAGGCTTGAGTTTCAAGATGGGGATCTTGTTGTTTTCTCTGAAGTGAAGGGAATGACAGAAATGAATGATGGAAAACcaagaaagattaaaaattcCAGACCATATTCATTTAATCTCGAGGAGGACACCACAAACTTTGCTACCTATGAGAAAGGTGGGATTGTCACACAGGTGAAACAACCCAAGGTGTTGAATTTTAAGCCATTGAGAGAAGCAATTAAAGATCCCGGTGAATTTCTATTGAGTGATTTCTCCAAGTTTGACCGTCCACCTCTCTTGCACTTGGCATTTCAAGCACTGGACAAGTTCGTGTCTGAGATGGGTCGTTTCCCTGCTGCTGGTTCAGAAGAAGATGCTCAGAAGCTTATATCTCTGGCAAGTCACATCAATGAAAACTCAGGAGATGCGAGAGTAGAGGACATTAACCCAAAACTGTTGCGGCACTTTGCCTTTGGTGCCAGGGCTGTACTGAATCCTATGGCAGCTATGTTTGGTGGTCTAGTGGGACAAGAGGTTGTCAAAGCATGTTCTGGAAAGTTTCATCCTCTCTTTCAG TTCTTCTATTTTGATTCCGTGGAATCACTTCCAACAGCAAATTTGGATCCCAGGGACTTCAAGCCACGAAATAGCCGTTATGATGCCCAAATCTCAGTTTTTGGGTCCAAGCTTCAAAAGAAGCTAGAGGATGCTAATTTATTTGTAGTAGGATCTGGTGCGCTTGGCTGTgaattcttgaaaaatttagCACTGATGGGTGTTTCATGTGGTGAACAGGGAAAGCTGACATTAACTGATGATGATGTGATTGAGAAGAGTAACTTGAGCAGGCAGTTTCTCTTCCGTGATTGGAACATTGGACAGGCCAAATCCACTGTTGCTGCTTCTGCTGCTGCATTAATAAATCCTCATCTCAAGATTGAAGCACTGCAAAATCGTGTGTCCCCTGAAAGTGAGAATGTATTTGATGATACTTTCTGGGAGAACTTAACTGCTGTTGTCAATGCTTTAGACAATGTCAATGCAAGACTTTATGTTGACCAGAGGTGCTTGTACTTCCAAAAGCCTCTTCTCGAGTCAGGAACCTTGGGTGCCAAATGCAACACTCAGATGATCATTCCTCACCTGACTGAAAATTATGGTGCTTCAAGGGACCCACCAGAGAAACAAGCACCTATGTGCACTGTGCATTCGTTCCCACATAACATTGATCATTGCTTGACATGGGCTCGATCTGAGTTTGAGGGTTTGGTTGAGAAAACACCAACAGAAGTTAATGCCTATCTATCAAATCCAGTTGATTATACTAATGCTATGACCAAAGCTGGTGATGCTCAGTCAAGGGACACCTTGGAACGTGTTCTTGAGTGCCTTGAGAAGGAAAAATGTGAGACATTCCAGGATTGCATCACATGGGCGCGTTTAAG GTTTGAAGATTATTTTGCTGATCGGGTGAAGCAGTTGATCTTCACTTTCCCTGAAGATGCATCTACTAGTACTGGTGCTCCGTTCTGGTCAGCACCAAAGCGATTCCCTCATCCACTTCAGTTCTCAACTGCAGATCCAAGTCACCTCCATTTTGTCATGGCAGCATCAATATTGCGAGCGGAGACTTTTGGGATCTCTGTTCCTGAGTGGGTGAAACATCCTAAGACATTGGCCGAGGCTGTAGAGAAGGTGATTGTGCCAGAATTTCAACCAAGAGAAGATGTGAAAATTGAGACAGATGAAAAGGCTACCACTATATCTACTGTATCTGTAGATGATGCAGCGGTAATCAATGAACTTATCAGGAAACTAGAGCAGTGCAGGCATAAGTTGCCACCTGCATACAGGATGACCCCAATTCAGTTTGAGAAG GATGACGATACAAACTACCACATGGATCTGATAGCCGGTCTTGCCAACATGAGAGCAAGAAACTACAGCATTCCTGAGGTTGACAAACTGAAAGCCAAGTTTATTGCTGGAAGGATCATCCCTGCTATTGCAACCTCCACAGCTATGGCCACTGGTCTTGTGTGCTTGGAGCTGTATAAGGTTCTGGATGGTGGACACAAGGTGGAGGACTACCGCAATACATTTGCCAACCTTGCACTCCCTCTATTCTCCATGGCTGAGCCTGTCCCACCCAAGGTTATCAAGCATCAGGATATGAGCTGGACAGTTTGGGACAGGTGGATTCTAAAAGACAATCCTACCTTGAGGGAACTTCTGCAATGGCTCAAGCATAAGGGGCTTGATGCCTATAGCATTTCACATGGTAGTTGCCTGCTTTACAATAGCATGTTCCCTCGGCACAGAGACAGGATGGACAGGAAGATGGTTGATCTGGTTAGGGAAGTGGCCAAAGCGGAGTTGCCTGCATATCGTCACCACTTTGATGTTGTTGTCGCATGTGAGGATGATGAAGGCAATGATGTTGACATTCCCCCAGTATCCGTTTACTTCTCCTAG